TAGCTGAAAAGGGGACTCTCGTTTCTTTATCAATGGTCGCAATCTCTCCAGGAATGAGGCTCTCGTTTGGAGACGATTGCTGGGACGAGATTTAAGACCGGGGAATTACCATTTCGATGGGCTCGGCAATCTCGAACTTGAAGGGCTTAGAGAATTTCATTACAACTTATTTGAGCATGCAGATGTTTCCTCTCTAGAGATGCCTGCTGGTATGGGAGATTTCTATTGGACGAATCGATTCAAATGTGGTCGTGGAAGCAACCAAAGACGAGGGGATTATTATAGTGTCCCTGGTTATGGACCTGAGGGGTATGGGTTTCTTGGAGAGCTGCAGCCGAGGGAAGAGTGAGATCCGTCCTAATGCGTCATCGCGTAGAAGATGATGTTGATACCCATAGGATAGGAATTCTTGTCTGAGTATTTCCTGAAATACTCGATGTCTTCACCTTCTCGCTCCCAACCGTCAACCAGGTCATTGTTGTGGCAAAGGATGGCCATCATGCGACCCCTCTTGTCAAAGAAACCATAGTAGTGGGGGGCGTTATCTTTCTCCGTTCCATCGAGCGGGTGATAACTTAGACCTTGTTGCCATATGTGGATGGCCACAGTTTGCGGTTTATGACGCAGGTCGTAGACATTGTGAAATATCGGGTGATCCAGATCTAGTTCCCGCGGCTCCAGCTCAGGGAACACGCGCTTCATTTGGAGGTAGAAGTGGTCCCATTGTTCGCTTCCCCAGAATTCATCCACCATGAGGAAGCCACCATTGAGCAGATGGCTCCTCAGTGCTTGGGCCTCTGCATCTGTAAAGACTACCGAACGAGGAGCGATGATGAATATAAAGGGATATTTGACGAGATCAGGGTCGGTTAACTCCAGGTAGACCGGATGCGGATTCGTCTTCAGTGAGGTGAGTTCCTGTAAGCGGTAAGAGATGTTCCAGTCGGCCTCAGGATAGTCGCCATCCCAGCCCCGCCTATAGTGAGGCCTGTACTTGATCCGAGCAAAAGTGAACACATCCTCTTCAAATCCAGGAGTATTCTCCCACATGGGGAATTCGCTACGGTCTGGATAGCCCCGTCGGAAGCCACCACCGCCACGGCGCTGAGCCAGCATAATGCCGGTCAGGACCAGGAGTAGTCCTAGTATCAATAATACGTTGCGAATCGAAAACATGGAGATGTTGAAGAACGGCTCATTTAGCAGCAGATACCGCTTCGGGTAAAAGACTAACCCCAAACCTTTCAATCGCCTTCAAAAGTGCAAGATGTATAATATTAAAATACAATAAGTTACGAAATATAGTTCTATTTTCCTCGGCCTCACACAAAGTGAATTTACATAAGCACACCTTCGAAGACTAAAATCGACATGCGCGAAATGCTGCGATGTTCCGGTCTCCTTCGGATCCGGTCTTGTCGTCGTTTCACTCCTCGGAACCAGCCTGCAATCCGTTTGGTCACGTAGTTATCTACGCTCCCGCACGGACTTGCAATCTGCGCCTTGCTTTTCATCACATTGATTGATGCCGCAAGCTCGGAACGGCTTTTTGAAACACTTGGGTAAAATTACGGGAGCTCCGAGGAATAAGCAGGGTTTGCCAGAACTCTTTCTAGGTGTTGAATACTACGAAATTGAAACACGCCATCCAAATTCTGCTCTGTCTCGTTATCAGCTGTTCGTGGCTTTCAGCGGCACCCCCGTTCACGGGGACTATCTTCCTAGATCCCGATATTATATTCCCGAGTGATCCGACCACCTATCTCGAGTTGGAAGATGCAGGGCAGGATGATCGCCTGATGTTTGATCGTCGGCCGGCGGCTTTTGTTACCTACAATGCCTTTCTGTTCAATGCCCATTACTTAGGAGACAAGTCCATTGAAATTCAGGTCAACCCGGAGTTTGAAACGGTAGAAGCTGCTCGGGTGGAAGCGCTTCGCTTCGCGCCAGTGATCGGTCGTTTGCCAAATGTGCTTTTGAAAGATGTGGAGACCGTTTGGATACACAAAGGAAACAATCCCTTTGGTGGAGGGAATAACAACCTGCTCATTCATACCGAGCAGGCGGATGATTATATCTCCGATGGGATTCTGGAGGAAACGCTGGTTCATGAAGCTTCCCATACATCACTGGATGCGGAGCATGCCGAGTCTGATGGGTGGATAGCTACTCAAAATGCGGATCCTGATTTTATTTCCACCTATGCCCGGGATAACTCTACCCGAGAAGATGTTGCTGAGACGTTTCTTGTTTGGCTGGCGGTACGTCATCGCCCGGACCGAATTTCTGATTCATTAAAAGAGACCATTGAGGCGACCATTCCTAATCGTTTGGAATATTTTGATGAGCAGGATCTCGATTTGTTTCCCATTATAATTCCCGAGAAGGCACCTAAATTAAAGGAGTTTAATCTAAACCTTAATCGCTTAGACTTTTACCTTAAATGGGAATCTCGCTTGGCCAGTCTCTATGATGTGGAGAGCTCGA
This genomic stretch from Opitutia bacterium ISCC 52 harbors:
- a CDS encoding DUF4159 domain-containing protein, which translates into the protein MFSIRNVLLILGLLLVLTGIMLAQRRGGGGFRRGYPDRSEFPMWENTPGFEEDVFTFARIKYRPHYRRGWDGDYPEADWNISYRLQELTSLKTNPHPVYLELTDPDLVKYPFIFIIAPRSVVFTDAEAQALRSHLLNGGFLMVDEFWGSEQWDHFYLQMKRVFPELEPRELDLDHPIFHNVYDLRHKPQTVAIHIWQQGLSYHPLDGTEKDNAPHYYGFFDKRGRMMAILCHNNDLVDGWEREGEDIEYFRKYSDKNSYPMGINIIFYAMTH